In one window of Catalinimonas alkaloidigena DNA:
- a CDS encoding restriction endonuclease: protein MEQNQIIEAKDLSLEEWLSCITSPKRRLLFPSYCFPTEGMECEYLNTIDSRKEEEVINLIRLFVMPTGNLVADKYVLENLSIQKKNGTDIANEYKYNEYIRRLSSKTQPNWEGLTWIIDLLPNNPTMAINVVEAYYVAHFWFLPDFRINGLLNTLTLIRAKYLDKTHPRDILLNLNPKEFEWLVEYLYINMDYETELTKDSYDGGIDIIAKKHEKGRKETVLVQCKRYTPNIGVGTVRSLLGVVASEKASKGVLVTSSAFSSSAKKMENNNPRIELINWSDLVMLLNKFCGSNWSSNLSRIFLKRHNK, encoded by the coding sequence TTGGAGCAAAATCAAATTATTGAAGCAAAAGACTTAAGTCTAGAAGAATGGTTATCTTGTATAACTTCACCTAAAAGACGTCTACTTTTTCCAAGTTATTGCTTTCCAACAGAAGGAATGGAATGTGAATACCTAAATACGATCGATAGCAGGAAAGAGGAAGAAGTAATTAATTTAATTAGATTGTTTGTAATGCCCACCGGTAATTTAGTTGCAGATAAATATGTATTAGAGAACCTGTCAATTCAGAAAAAGAATGGTACTGACATTGCAAATGAATATAAATACAATGAATACATAAGAAGACTATCGAGTAAAACGCAACCTAATTGGGAAGGTTTAACATGGATCATAGACCTGTTACCCAATAACCCAACAATGGCGATAAATGTTGTAGAAGCATACTATGTAGCTCATTTTTGGTTTTTACCTGATTTCAGAATCAATGGTTTACTAAATACCTTAACTCTTATAAGAGCAAAATATTTAGATAAAACTCATCCAAGAGATATACTATTAAATTTGAATCCTAAAGAATTTGAATGGCTAGTAGAGTATTTATATATAAACATGGATTATGAGACAGAATTAACTAAAGATAGTTATGATGGTGGCATAGATATAATTGCCAAAAAGCATGAAAAAGGACGAAAAGAAACAGTTCTTGTTCAATGTAAGCGATATACTCCTAATATAGGGGTTGGTACTGTCAGAAGCCTTCTTGGAGTTGTTGCCAGTGAGAAAGCTTCTAAAGGAGTCTTAGTCACAAGTAGTGCCTTTAGCTCTAGTGCAAAAAAAATGGAAAATAATAACCCAAGAATTGAATTAATTAATTGGTCAGATTTAGTAATGCTTCTAAATAAGTTTTGTGGATCAAATTGGAGCAGCAATCTCTCAAGGATATTCTTAAAAAGACATAACAAATGA
- a CDS encoding AAA family ATPase, translated as MKEELENNNTENGNENSHSSATEANQQEIAVKKEEKKKPSLTIPANRMREVFKDRPKKRMVFSSIKEGSMGIIVGPSKSGKSTLIECLTLSLALQKEEFLGLPLLKYEKPPKILYACLEMMPEEVYEKIERQLEYLDATWDDLAENIIFISEEFPQYFTSEADWEKLETVIKENEIEILMIDSLTRLEGGEIEKSTVAGALMKHLRIIVKKYRLTGIFVHHTTKNVDELLSMKDAAGSRLVQQEPEFMLGITRTKEKKRFFQEVFSRHKRDSDDIIQFEINDNHWIEVQGVSSLTEINRRKDGRVDDTNAEKVLLYFQVNLEKEIKWKELKAEFEGEASEGKMSQGTLNKALEKLINWKKIERVSKGIYRMISIELEE; from the coding sequence ATGAAAGAAGAATTGGAAAACAATAACACGGAGAATGGCAACGAGAATAGCCATTCATCAGCAACAGAAGCTAATCAGCAAGAAATTGCAGTAAAGAAAGAAGAAAAGAAGAAGCCATCACTTACAATACCTGCAAATAGAATGCGAGAGGTATTTAAAGATAGGCCCAAGAAGAGAATGGTTTTTTCATCCATAAAAGAAGGATCTATGGGCATCATTGTTGGACCAAGTAAAAGCGGTAAATCAACTCTCATCGAGTGTTTAACATTATCCTTAGCCCTACAAAAAGAAGAGTTTCTTGGTCTACCTTTGCTCAAATATGAAAAACCTCCTAAAATTTTATATGCTTGCTTGGAAATGATGCCAGAAGAAGTATATGAAAAAATTGAGCGACAGCTTGAGTACCTTGATGCCACATGGGACGACCTTGCAGAAAATATAATCTTTATCTCAGAAGAATTTCCCCAATACTTCACAAGCGAAGCTGATTGGGAGAAGTTAGAAACAGTAATTAAGGAGAATGAGATAGAGATATTGATGATTGATTCATTAACGAGGTTAGAAGGAGGAGAAATAGAAAAAAGTACAGTAGCAGGAGCATTGATGAAACATCTTAGAATCATAGTAAAGAAATACCGTCTCACAGGAATCTTCGTTCACCACACTACTAAGAATGTAGATGAACTGCTCAGTATGAAAGATGCTGCTGGTAGTAGATTGGTACAACAAGAACCTGAGTTTATGCTAGGGATCACAAGGACGAAAGAAAAAAAGAGATTCTTTCAAGAAGTATTTAGCAGACACAAGAGAGACTCAGATGATATCATCCAATTTGAAATCAATGATAATCATTGGATTGAAGTACAAGGGGTAAGCTCCCTAACCGAGATTAACCGAAGAAAAGATGGAAGGGTTGATGATACAAATGCAGAAAAAGTCCTGCTATATTTCCAAGTAAATCTAGAAAAAGAGATCAAATGGAAGGAGCTTAAGGCTGAGTTTGAAGGAGAAGCTTCAGAAGGAAAAATGTCACAAGGAACACTTAATAAAGCCCTTGAGAAACTAATCAATTGGAAGAAGATAGAAAGAGTATCAAAAGGAATTTATAGAATGATTTCTATAGAACTAGAAGAGTGA
- a CDS encoding helix-turn-helix domain-containing protein yields MTIITFESKAYKMQLEGIYKYLKALYEEDKEKERKKPYTIKEACKLLEVSPRKLQDWRNEGVISFTQIKNKIYFRQEDIDQMLEKYSVKNLVK; encoded by the coding sequence ATGACAATTATCACGTTTGAATCTAAAGCTTATAAGATGCAATTAGAGGGCATCTATAAGTACCTCAAAGCCTTGTATGAAGAGGACAAGGAGAAAGAGAGAAAGAAGCCTTACACCATTAAAGAAGCATGCAAACTATTAGAGGTTAGCCCTCGAAAGCTGCAAGACTGGAGAAACGAAGGTGTAATCAGCTTCACACAAATCAAAAACAAGATCTACTTCAGACAAGAAGACATAGATCAAATGTTGGAAAAGTATAGTGTTAAAAATTTAGTCAAGTAG
- a CDS encoding site-specific integrase has translation MASVKVVRKANKVDEFGKAPLYLRIIKDRKAKFIALSIKVLEEEWDEKTQQVVKIKGLKGREMRLKVQRYNKAIFKKRSDAEDVALDLETTSKYVAPKKIKEAIMGKSSESFLKYAHRYINSLEKAGKIGTWDKARTVISKLETYLGKKDLLFDDVTVSFLKRYETYLKEDLGNSVNTVYSNIKIIKKLFSDAVTEDVISIEKNPFLRHKLKTEKTTKEYLTEEDLQAIDALLLKSGSKKHHRRNMYIFCCWAGGIRISDVLQLQWLNFDGEKITLTMHKTGDVVSIKLPTRAIQILEEYKHPNTKSTDYIFPFLRNDLDYSDPKVLYKAIQTASNHANKSLKHIAKEAGIDKKLTFHTSRHTFATRALRKGMRIEYVSKLLGHTSVKTTQIYAKVVNEELDKAMDVFN, from the coding sequence ATGGCAAGTGTCAAAGTAGTACGTAAAGCCAACAAAGTAGACGAGTTTGGCAAGGCTCCCCTATACCTTAGAATCATCAAGGATCGTAAGGCAAAGTTCATTGCCCTTAGTATTAAGGTGCTAGAAGAAGAATGGGATGAGAAGACCCAACAGGTAGTTAAGATCAAAGGGTTGAAGGGAAGAGAGATGAGGTTGAAGGTGCAGCGGTACAACAAGGCTATCTTCAAAAAGAGGTCTGATGCAGAAGATGTAGCTCTAGATCTGGAAACTACTTCAAAGTATGTAGCGCCAAAGAAGATTAAAGAGGCTATCATGGGTAAGTCTTCTGAAAGTTTCCTAAAATATGCTCATCGATACATCAATTCATTGGAGAAAGCAGGAAAAATTGGAACATGGGATAAGGCTAGAACTGTGATTTCCAAATTAGAAACCTACCTAGGCAAGAAGGACTTACTATTCGACGATGTTACTGTAAGCTTTCTTAAACGCTATGAAACCTACTTGAAGGAGGATCTTGGTAATTCTGTTAATACTGTATACTCGAATATCAAGATCATCAAAAAGTTATTTAGCGACGCAGTGACAGAAGATGTTATTTCAATCGAAAAAAATCCTTTTCTACGCCACAAGCTGAAAACAGAAAAAACTACCAAAGAATATCTAACAGAAGAAGATTTACAGGCGATAGATGCTCTTTTATTAAAATCAGGAAGTAAGAAGCATCATCGACGTAATATGTATATTTTCTGTTGCTGGGCAGGAGGTATAAGGATATCAGATGTTTTGCAACTGCAATGGTTAAACTTTGATGGGGAGAAGATTACGCTTACGATGCACAAGACAGGAGATGTTGTATCAATAAAACTTCCTACTCGTGCTATACAGATACTAGAAGAATATAAGCATCCTAATACTAAGTCAACTGACTACATATTTCCATTTCTGAGAAATGATCTCGATTATTCAGACCCCAAAGTCCTATATAAAGCTATTCAAACAGCTTCCAATCATGCCAATAAGAGTTTAAAGCATATTGCTAAAGAGGCTGGAATTGACAAGAAGTTAACATTCCATACTAGTAGACACACCTTTGCAACCAGAGCATTACGTAAGGGTATGCGTATAGAGTATGTATCCAAGCTATTAGGCCATACTTCCGTAAAGACAACTCAGATTTACGCAAAGGTGGTAAATGAAGAGCTAGATAAAGCAATGGATGTTTTTAATTAA
- a CDS encoding DNA polymerase beta superfamily protein, producing MELTVEELRQRGWIVLECLSGSRAYGLDTPTSDTDLKGVFILPEAEFYGLDYVPQVQNATNDEVYYELR from the coding sequence ATGGAACTGACGGTTGAGGAACTGCGCCAGCGCGGCTGGATCGTGCTGGAATGCCTGAGTGGCAGCCGCGCCTACGGCCTGGATACACCCACGTCGGACACCGATCTCAAGGGCGTCTTCATTCTGCCGGAAGCGGAATTTTACGGCCTCGATTACGTGCCGCAAGTACAGAACGCGACGAACGACGAGGTTTATTACGAACTGCGTTAA
- a CDS encoding DNA polymerase beta superfamily protein, with the protein MKTLIQTRLAELERMHAICILYACETGSRAWGFPSPDSDYDVRFLYVHCPAWYVSLHEPKDSLEQLQDDGLIDLSGWELRKALRLLWKSNAALLERLQSPIVYRTDAAFLAEMQALAGACYSPVATMHHYLNMAKKSFEEIDGHATCKLKRLFYALRAATACRWVLTHDTPPPIVFPEMLDRLTIAPALRQRIEELIALKAGQSEAYIHPAEPLLTDFIRTTLAEAETRANDLPAGKGNLEAMNEFLYHTIQTTWN; encoded by the coding sequence ATGAAAACCCTGATTCAAACGCGGCTGGCGGAACTGGAGCGGATGCACGCCATTTGCATCTTGTATGCGTGCGAGACGGGGTCGCGGGCGTGGGGGTTTCCGTCGCCGGACAGCGATTACGACGTCCGGTTTCTGTACGTGCATTGCCCGGCGTGGTACGTGTCGCTGCATGAACCGAAGGATTCGCTGGAACAGCTCCAGGACGACGGGCTGATCGACCTGTCGGGTTGGGAGTTGCGGAAGGCGCTGCGGCTGCTCTGGAAATCGAATGCCGCGCTGCTCGAACGCCTCCAGTCGCCGATCGTTTACCGTACCGACGCGGCCTTTTTAGCGGAAATGCAGGCGCTGGCAGGGGCGTGCTACTCGCCCGTCGCGACGATGCACCACTACCTGAACATGGCGAAGAAGAGTTTCGAGGAGATCGACGGACACGCGACGTGCAAACTCAAACGGCTCTTCTATGCGCTGCGGGCGGCCACGGCCTGTCGGTGGGTGCTGACACACGATACGCCGCCGCCCATCGTCTTTCCGGAGATGCTGGACAGACTGACCATCGCCCCGGCCCTACGGCAGCGGATCGAGGAACTGATCGCACTCAAAGCCGGGCAGTCGGAAGCGTATATACATCCGGCCGAGCCATTGCTGACCGACTTCATCCGGACAACGCTGGCGGAAGCGGAAACACGCGCGAACGACCTTCCGGCAGGAAAAGGAAACCTGGAGGCGATGAATGAATTTCTGTACCACACCATTCAGACGACATGGAACTGA
- a CDS encoding barstar family protein encodes MRPQQEPAADIQLIQDSSIILYRNNGFLDEDLVTLSKLNYHIIDINVAKWNIKHVHKHLKEALGFPGYYGENLNAFNDCLRDLYDTRFRGLVLVFRRFDNLTDQSRSFCEALLDIIAHTSRNWSLTGYFFIGMFQSNDPDLEFGKLGGINPQWNSQE; translated from the coding sequence ATGAGACCGCAGCAAGAACCTGCCGCCGACATTCAACTTATCCAGGATAGCTCCATCATTCTGTATCGGAACAATGGCTTCTTGGATGAAGATCTGGTTACGCTCAGCAAGCTAAACTATCACATTATAGACATCAATGTGGCCAAATGGAACATCAAGCACGTCCACAAACATCTCAAAGAAGCACTTGGTTTTCCTGGTTACTACGGTGAGAATCTTAATGCGTTCAACGACTGCTTACGCGATTTGTATGACACGCGATTCAGAGGATTGGTGTTGGTATTCCGTCGATTCGACAACCTAACGGACCAAAGCCGCTCTTTTTGTGAAGCCCTTCTTGACATCATTGCGCATACCTCTCGCAACTGGTCCCTAACCGGTTACTTCTTCATTGGGATGTTCCAATCCAACGATCCGGATTTGGAATTTGGGAAACTCGGAGGCATCAATCCACAATGGAACTCACAGGAATGA
- a CDS encoding phosphodiester glycosidase family protein — MKYWKYILVLLLIVCTVIGFFAIGSAHNSLEDRIISYTADPRTQDLKFYWKDDREDILHSFSRLKQFTESHREKLVFAMNGGMFTPSHAPQGLYIENGQLLASLDTTAGQGNFYLKPNGVFYLTTDRQAVICTTDQFSNDGQVQYATQSGPMLLMDGEYHPALKKGSTNLHIRNGVGILPDGRVVFALSKTEINFYDLASFFKDLGCEQALYLDGFVSRMYLPEKDWRQLDGDFGVMIGVTKPE, encoded by the coding sequence ATGAAGTACTGGAAGTATATCTTGGTTCTTCTACTTATTGTCTGCACCGTAATAGGATTCTTTGCTATTGGATCAGCACATAACTCTTTGGAGGATCGAATCATCAGCTACACCGCCGATCCACGCACGCAAGACCTCAAGTTCTATTGGAAAGACGACCGAGAAGACATACTACACAGCTTTAGCCGCCTGAAGCAATTCACCGAGAGCCATCGGGAAAAGTTAGTATTTGCTATGAATGGCGGCATGTTTACGCCGAGCCACGCTCCGCAAGGGCTCTATATCGAAAATGGGCAGCTACTTGCCTCACTGGATACGACTGCCGGGCAAGGCAATTTCTACCTTAAACCGAATGGCGTCTTTTACCTGACGACCGATCGTCAGGCGGTGATTTGCACCACCGACCAGTTTTCAAACGACGGACAAGTGCAGTACGCCACGCAATCAGGACCGATGTTGCTGATGGATGGCGAGTATCATCCTGCCCTCAAAAAAGGATCTACAAATCTTCACATTCGCAACGGGGTAGGCATTTTACCAGATGGGCGTGTCGTCTTTGCCCTTTCGAAGACCGAAATCAATTTCTACGATCTTGCCAGCTTCTTTAAAGATCTGGGGTGTGAACAGGCGCTTTACCTCGATGGCTTTGTCTCGCGCATGTACCTGCCGGAAAAAGACTGGAGGCAACTGGATGGCGACTTCGGGGTGATGATCGGCGTCACTAAACCAGAATAG
- a CDS encoding TROVE domain-containing protein, producing the protein MKFNQPLPTLRNYMGGRAYRLTPEMELYTTVVSTMLDNTYYEKADQRLERIRALIPQVAPQFVARLAVYTRTQMYLRTVPLVLVVELAKIHCGDDLLRRTVARVVQRPDEITELLAYYQRANDRQGTKQLNRLSKQLQRGLADAFNRFDGYQLAKYNRAGQVTLRDALFLVHPKAKDLAQQLLFDQLTADTLPTPYTWETELSALGQQHFDTETLRLHAKAARWEELVESGKMGYMALLRNLRNLIQQATPVTVQKVLTVLTEPTRVHNARQVPFRYLSAYAEVQKLKQEENLTPAQDALITQTLAALETAVSVAVDNLPALRGRTLILTDNSGSMRGDAGGSSAVSAMSRRSTADIANLFAVLCGLKMEATEIGLFGDRLVIPTLDRTQGVFTNFAHVSQAGATCGPSTEQGIFEMMERLIQEQIHVDRILIFSDCQIGTGCNWFGRRGHRADDFNRLFRKYRNWNPAVMTYSIDLRGYGNTLFQEGVVTIGGWSEKIFDLMVAAERGSDVVAEINQIDV; encoded by the coding sequence ATGAAATTCAACCAACCGCTACCAACGCTGCGCAACTACATGGGAGGGCGTGCCTACCGACTGACGCCGGAGATGGAACTTTACACAACGGTGGTTTCGACGATGCTGGACAACACCTATTACGAGAAGGCCGACCAGCGACTGGAGCGTATTCGTGCCCTGATCCCCCAGGTGGCACCCCAATTTGTGGCCCGACTGGCCGTATACACTCGCACACAGATGTACCTGCGCACCGTGCCGCTGGTCCTGGTGGTGGAGCTGGCGAAAATCCACTGTGGCGACGACTTGCTACGCCGGACGGTGGCACGTGTAGTGCAACGCCCTGACGAAATCACGGAACTGCTGGCGTATTACCAGCGCGCGAACGACCGCCAGGGCACGAAACAACTCAACCGCCTCTCGAAGCAATTGCAGCGCGGCCTGGCCGATGCGTTCAATCGGTTCGACGGGTACCAATTGGCGAAATACAACCGGGCGGGACAGGTAACGTTGCGCGACGCGCTTTTCCTGGTGCATCCAAAAGCCAAAGATCTGGCCCAGCAACTCTTGTTCGACCAGTTGACGGCCGACACGCTGCCAACGCCTTACACGTGGGAAACCGAACTCTCGGCCCTCGGTCAGCAGCATTTTGACACCGAAACGCTGCGCTTGCACGCCAAAGCAGCTCGTTGGGAGGAATTGGTAGAAAGCGGTAAGATGGGCTACATGGCATTGCTACGGAACCTGCGGAACCTGATTCAGCAAGCAACACCTGTGACTGTACAGAAAGTACTGACGGTGTTGACCGAGCCGACACGGGTACATAACGCCAGGCAGGTGCCGTTCCGCTACCTGTCGGCCTACGCCGAGGTGCAGAAACTAAAACAGGAAGAAAACCTGACACCTGCACAAGACGCGTTGATCACTCAGACGCTGGCCGCCCTGGAAACCGCCGTTTCGGTGGCGGTCGACAACCTGCCGGCGTTACGGGGACGGACGCTGATTCTGACCGACAACTCGGGTAGCATGCGCGGCGACGCGGGCGGAAGTTCAGCGGTTTCGGCCATGAGCCGACGTTCGACCGCCGACATCGCCAACCTGTTTGCGGTGCTGTGCGGCCTGAAAATGGAAGCGACGGAAATCGGGTTGTTCGGCGACCGGCTGGTGATACCGACCCTGGATCGGACACAAGGGGTCTTTACGAACTTTGCACACGTGAGCCAGGCCGGAGCCACCTGTGGTCCTTCGACCGAACAGGGTATTTTTGAGATGATGGAGCGGCTGATCCAGGAGCAGATCCACGTGGATCGTATCCTGATTTTCTCCGACTGTCAGATCGGTACCGGCTGCAACTGGTTCGGCCGTAGAGGGCACCGCGCAGACGACTTCAACCGTTTGTTCCGGAAATACCGGAACTGGAACCCGGCGGTGATGACCTACAGCATCGACCTGCGCGGCTATGGCAATACGCTTTTCCAGGAAGGCGTGGTGACCATCGGGGGTTGGAGTGAGAAAATCTTCGACCTGATGGTAGCCGCCGAGCGTGGCTCTGATGTAGTAGCGGAAATTAATCAGATTGACGTATAA
- a CDS encoding WYL domain-containing protein: MPVNRNALIRYKTLDQCLQNRFRKWTLEDLIEACSEALYEYEGIDKGVSRRTVQADLQMMRSDKLGYNAPIVVVDKKYYAYEDPTYSITNIPLTDQDLGRLTEAVEFMKQFQGFSHFRELDGLVQKLESHLYSQKTHTQPVIDFEKNEHLKGLEYLDVLYRAILQRRALRITYQSFKAQQAHAFDFHPYLLKEFRNRWFVLGMKKKHEGILNLALDRILDLKPSETPFRANPDFRPETYFQHAIGVSVSPTQPPERVVLFVAAKHAPYVLTKPLHSSQELLEERPEGITIQLHVQHNFELEKEILAFGEAVRVLEPTRLRRCIHERLHNALDGYDTELQERSLRAAVQQLAHKGFSMLPPVYTRRELGHIGRLLDRAFADEGAPRFGERMLLKKVPELKACLLTHNLLRIVQALDSNAFLTKALYFDKPPQKNWYVTWHQDVPINVTEKRPAAGFSGWTQRDGVVSVRPPEAISQQIFTVRIHIDDANEANGALKVIPGSHQKRLSDTEIRQLSEQYESPFLCEVAAGGIHLMRPLLLHASSKTSNQKRRRVIHLEFSSQELPKGLEWVERETLE; this comes from the coding sequence ATGCCCGTCAACCGTAACGCCCTCATTCGCTACAAAACCCTGGACCAGTGCCTGCAAAACCGCTTCCGGAAGTGGACGCTGGAGGACCTGATCGAGGCGTGTTCGGAGGCCCTGTACGAGTATGAAGGGATCGACAAGGGGGTAAGCCGCCGCACCGTGCAGGCCGATCTGCAGATGATGCGGAGCGACAAACTGGGCTACAACGCGCCGATTGTGGTGGTGGACAAGAAGTACTACGCGTACGAAGATCCCACCTACAGCATCACCAACATTCCGCTGACCGACCAGGACCTGGGACGGCTGACGGAGGCGGTGGAGTTTATGAAACAGTTTCAGGGATTTTCGCACTTCCGCGAGTTGGACGGCCTGGTGCAGAAGCTGGAGAGCCACCTGTATTCGCAGAAGACGCACACGCAGCCGGTGATCGACTTCGAAAAGAACGAGCACCTGAAGGGGCTGGAATACCTCGATGTGCTTTACCGCGCCATTCTGCAGCGACGGGCGCTGCGCATCACCTACCAGTCCTTCAAAGCGCAACAGGCCCATGCGTTCGACTTCCATCCTTATCTGTTGAAAGAATTCCGCAACCGGTGGTTTGTGCTGGGGATGAAGAAGAAACACGAGGGGATTCTGAACCTGGCGCTCGACCGTATCCTCGACCTCAAACCCAGCGAGACACCCTTCCGGGCCAATCCCGACTTCCGGCCGGAGACCTATTTTCAGCACGCCATCGGGGTATCGGTCAGTCCGACGCAGCCGCCCGAGCGGGTCGTGCTGTTCGTGGCGGCGAAACACGCGCCCTACGTGCTGACCAAGCCACTGCATTCATCGCAGGAATTGCTGGAAGAGAGACCGGAAGGCATCACGATTCAACTGCACGTGCAGCACAACTTCGAATTGGAAAAAGAAATTCTGGCGTTCGGCGAGGCGGTGCGCGTCCTGGAACCTACCCGCTTGCGCCGTTGCATCCACGAACGGTTGCATAATGCCCTGGACGGCTACGATACCGAATTGCAGGAGCGGTCATTGAGGGCAGCGGTGCAGCAGTTGGCGCACAAAGGGTTCAGTATGCTGCCGCCTGTCTACACCCGGCGTGAACTGGGACACATCGGGCGGTTGCTCGATCGGGCTTTTGCCGATGAAGGGGCACCGCGGTTTGGCGAGCGGATGTTGCTCAAAAAGGTGCCGGAGTTGAAAGCGTGTCTGTTGACTCATAACCTGTTGCGTATTGTACAGGCGCTCGACTCGAACGCCTTCCTGACCAAGGCGCTCTATTTCGACAAGCCACCACAGAAAAACTGGTACGTGACGTGGCACCAGGACGTGCCCATCAACGTGACCGAAAAGCGCCCTGCGGCAGGCTTTTCGGGGTGGACCCAGCGGGATGGCGTGGTGAGCGTGCGGCCGCCCGAGGCAATTTCTCAGCAGATTTTTACTGTACGCATTCATATCGATGACGCCAACGAAGCGAACGGCGCGCTGAAGGTCATTCCCGGCTCGCATCAGAAGCGCCTGTCGGACACGGAGATTCGCCAGCTTTCGGAACAGTACGAATCTCCGTTCCTGTGCGAAGTCGCGGCCGGAGGAATTCACCTGATGCGTCCGCTGTTGCTGCATGCTTCGTCTAAAACCAGCAACCAGAAACGCCGCCGCGTCATCCACCTCGAATTTTCCTCCCAGGAGTTGCCCAAGGGTTTAGAGTGGGTGGAGCGGGAAACGCTTGAATAA
- a CDS encoding DM13 domain-containing protein produces the protein MKYLTLLCLALLFAQCARHREVQEMFTEADSTGTAKMLLAETALMDSPVHQTSGKAEVYGVGSQQQELRLVDFRTDAGPDLKVYLATDTKASAYVSLGDLKGTSGNFSYTLPASFDYETYPYVLIWCEDFSVLFGSGELMAAP, from the coding sequence ATGAAATACCTGACCTTACTCTGCCTGGCCCTGCTCTTTGCGCAGTGTGCCCGGCACCGGGAAGTACAAGAAATGTTTACGGAGGCGGACAGCACCGGCACTGCGAAGATGCTCCTGGCCGAAACTGCCTTGATGGACAGCCCGGTCCACCAGACGTCCGGCAAAGCCGAAGTGTATGGCGTCGGCAGTCAGCAGCAGGAACTGCGTCTCGTCGACTTCCGGACCGACGCGGGACCCGACCTTAAGGTGTATTTGGCGACCGACACCAAGGCCTCGGCTTACGTGAGCCTCGGCGACCTGAAAGGCACCAGCGGCAACTTCTCCTACACACTTCCCGCAAGCTTCGACTACGAAACGTATCCCTACGTCCTCATCTGGTGCGAAGATTTCTCCGTACTGTTCGGCAGCGGCGAGCTGATGGCCGCCCCGTGA
- a CDS encoding cysteine hydrolase: MNPQKTAVVLIEFQNDFTSEGGKLHEAVRDVMASTHMLENTKTLVKAARKRGATIFLMPISFAPDYRELTSQPYGILKGVVDAQAFQKGTWGVELVDGLQPQEGDIVVEGKRGLCGFASTNLDFMLRSKGITHVALAGFLTNCCVESTMRTGYELGYRIVTLTDCCATLSEEEQRVALEKDFPMFSFPMTSHEFLEQLGQEEAELEGAGRGYTA; encoded by the coding sequence ATGAATCCGCAAAAAACTGCCGTGGTTCTGATCGAATTTCAGAACGATTTCACCTCGGAAGGAGGCAAACTGCACGAGGCCGTCAGAGACGTGATGGCCTCTACCCACATGCTCGAAAACACCAAAACGCTGGTCAAAGCGGCACGCAAACGGGGCGCGACCATTTTTCTGATGCCCATTTCGTTCGCCCCCGATTACCGCGAACTGACCAGTCAGCCGTACGGCATTCTGAAAGGCGTAGTCGACGCACAGGCGTTTCAGAAGGGCACCTGGGGTGTGGAGCTGGTCGACGGCCTGCAGCCGCAGGAAGGCGACATTGTGGTGGAAGGCAAACGCGGCCTCTGTGGGTTTGCCAGCACCAACCTCGACTTCATGCTCCGCAGCAAAGGCATCACCCATGTGGCCCTGGCCGGTTTCCTGACCAACTGCTGCGTGGAGTCGACCATGCGCACCGGTTACGAACTGGGCTACCGCATCGTGACGCTGACCGACTGCTGCGCCACCCTGAGTGAAGAAGAACAGCGCGTCGCCCTCGAAAAAGATTTCCCGATGTTCTCTTTCCCGATGACCTCACACGAGTTTCTGGAACAACTCGGCCAGGAAGAAGCGGAACTGGAAGGAGCAGGTCGCGGCTACACCGCCTAG
- a CDS encoding secondary thiamine-phosphate synthase enzyme YjbQ: MAYFQKTITLPPHPRGFHLITRHIEREIPELRDFQVGIAHIFIQHTSASLSLNENADPTVRADFESHFNKMVPENAPYYEHTLEGPDDMPAHIKAALLGSAVTVPVSGGQFNLGTWQGVYLCEHRNHGGRRRLVVTLMGEPR; this comes from the coding sequence ATGGCCTATTTTCAGAAAACCATCACCCTGCCGCCCCATCCGCGCGGCTTTCACCTGATTACGCGGCACATTGAACGCGAAATTCCCGAGCTGCGCGATTTTCAGGTAGGAATCGCCCATATTTTCATTCAGCATACGTCCGCCTCGCTTTCCCTGAACGAGAACGCCGACCCCACGGTCCGAGCCGATTTCGAAAGCCATTTCAACAAAATGGTGCCCGAAAATGCGCCGTATTACGAACACACCCTCGAAGGCCCCGACGACATGCCCGCGCACATCAAGGCGGCGTTGCTGGGTAGCGCGGTGACGGTGCCGGTCTCGGGTGGGCAGTTCAATTTGGGCACCTGGCAGGGCGTCTACCTGTGCGAACACCGGAACCACGGCGGCCGTCGCCGGCTGGTCGTGACCCTGATGGGCGAACCACGCTGA